The sequence below is a genomic window from Verrucomicrobiia bacterium.
CGCCATTGATCAGACCGTGGAGAGCTTCCTCAGTGACGCCCTGCAAATCAGCCCGCACGCAGTCGCCGTTCAACTGAGAGCCGAAGAGCTAGGCTATTTGTGAGCCCGTTCGGGGCCTAAATTAGCGCCAAAATGTGAGCATATTCATTTGCAAATAGTGAGTCTGCACGTTCAATAGCAAGACGCTTAATCCAATCCCGGCTAGACAGATCAGATTAAACTTGCCAAGGCGGCCTGCGCGTCCCCGCCAACTCAAATCGGTTCCGGACATATCGGCAAACGTCCAAAACTCGTTGCCGACAAAATTACTGAATATAGCGATCTCAGCAGCTAGCGCTTTGCTCAATGAAATATCCAAATGCAGTGTTCTCGGATCTGCAAGAAAGAACAGGGCAGCCATGTCGACTGCGACCCCACTCCCACCCACGACACCAAAACGCAAATACCGTCGGAGCAAATCCGCAAGCGACGAACTGAGCCCAAAACGACCAGCCAACGTGGCAATTAGACCGGACATTCGTGTGGGAAAACCCGCAGGTTTAACGGCCCCCCTGGCATCGGAAGGGGGATTCTCAGCAATGGTTTGACTCTTGTTTATTGGCATTTGTCCCATCTCAAAGTAATGAGAAATTGATGCGATTCCGAGGTCCTCTGCCTTACTGCCCGCGCCAAGTGCCGTGCTGCTCGAGCCACAGCACATCCAGATTGCCCGGCATCGGGGCGTCATTCCTTGCTGCTGACAGCGTGTGCGCATCCAGCCAGCGGTGCGTGGCCGCATGGCCGTCGGCGTAGGTCAGGTTACACCCGCCCTGGTGCGAGGTCGCCGGCTTGTCCCGAAGCACCCAGCTGCCCGGCAGTGTCTCATCGAAGTCCAACTGCATGGCAAAACTGCCGTCGTTGATGGTGTCGATGCGCTCATCCACAAATGCCAGGGCGTCCGAGGGCGAGGGCCGCGTAACCTGACCCAGCTTCCGGTAACACGCCACGCCCGGCACGTTCGTGGGTGCACCCATAAAACAATTGAGCGACACCGTCCGCACGCGCGGCATGGTTGTGCCTGCGACGGACGGTTCCCTTGACAGCGGACACTGCCACACGGCTGCGCCTTTCAGATAAGGCCCCACAAGGCTGCGCTGCAGATACAAAAGGTTCGTGCAATCGGGACCGGGGAGACCAAGCCACCCCTCGACCCAAGTCTGGCCCAAGGGTATCTTCTGTCCATCTTTGTTTGGCAGAACCGCATCCTCATGGTCGCCCGCATAGAGCTGGAACGCGACGCCGAATTGCTTCAGGTTCGACAGGCAGATGGCCGCCTTCGCCCTGGCCTTTGCCGAGCTCAGGGCCGGCAATAAGAGCGCCGCCAGAATGGCGATGACCGCAATCACCACCAGCAGTTCAATCAGCGTGAAGGCGCCGCAACGGCTCGGAACCGGTTCGCAAGCGGCTTTCATTCTCACCGCACGCTGGTTGCTCAGCAGAGATAGCATCCTATATCGATTTTAGCACCTTGCGGCAGTTTTAAGCAACTTCCAAGTGGCACGGTGGCACGGATTGGCACAGATGATACGGACTCGCTGTATGAGGGCCAGCAACCGGGTGGCGATCAACTGTCGCATTGCCGGCCAATTGCGGAAACGCTATAGGGCGCCACTTCATCCTGCCCACCGGAAGTTGACGAAACGCCACACCAAAACCGCGTGCAATGAGGCGCTCAGAGCCAGGAAGGCCACGAGCGGCCATTTCCTTTTTATTCCAACAAAGAACATCGCGAGCGCAATAAACATCGGAAATGCGATCGATTCGAACCGGGTGAACGAAACGAAGGTCCCACTCATCGCGGGCAGTACTCCCAGCACATAGGTCCAAACTACCATGTCTTTTCCCAGTCGCCAAATCAGCGGCAGGCTATAGACCAGCACAAGAAATGAGCAGCGATCCAAAACCGATCCCCGAAACTGATGCCAGTCCTCGGGAGAAAAGAAGCCAGTGACGAACTTGGGCACGTTCCAGAGATTGCTAATCGAATGCACTCGCCAATACTTCTGCGCCTCCAGGCCTTCGAAGGGATTCCCAGTCCAAAGCCACATCAAGCAAAAATAAAGGATGAAGCCCAGAGGCGGCGCCAGCACCAGCGCAAGCCCTTTCCAACCCTCCCATTGATGCGCCTTTGGCATGGCTGCCCCCTCCGATAGGGAGAGGCATGAGGTAAGGGAGTTATTCGACA
It includes:
- a CDS encoding GtrA family protein, which gives rise to MGQMPINKSQTIAENPPSDARGAVKPAGFPTRMSGLIATLAGRFGLSSSLADLLRRYLRFGVVGGSGVAVDMAALFFLADPRTLHLDISLSKALAAEIAIFSNFVGNEFWTFADMSGTDLSWRGRAGRLGKFNLICLAGIGLSVLLLNVQTHYLQMNMLTFWR
- a CDS encoding prepilin-type N-terminal cleavage/methylation domain-containing protein; protein product: MKAACEPVPSRCGAFTLIELLVVIAVIAILAALLLPALSSAKARAKAAICLSNLKQFGVAFQLYAGDHEDAVLPNKDGQKIPLGQTWVEGWLGLPGPDCTNLLYLQRSLVGPYLKGAAVWQCPLSREPSVAGTTMPRVRTVSLNCFMGAPTNVPGVACYRKLGQVTRPSPSDALAFVDERIDTINDGSFAMQLDFDETLPGSWVLRDKPATSHQGGCNLTYADGHAATHRWLDAHTLSAARNDAPMPGNLDVLWLEQHGTWRGQ